A genomic window from Scophthalmus maximus strain ysfricsl-2021 chromosome 17, ASM2237912v1, whole genome shotgun sequence includes:
- the smarca4a gene encoding SWI/SNF related, matrix associated, actin dependent regulator of chromatin, subfamily a, member 4a isoform X7, which yields MATPDPPMGGTPRPGPSPGPGPSPGGMMGPSPGPSPGSAHSMMGPSPGPPGSGHPHPPQGPSGYPQDNMHQMHKPMEAMHEKGMPDDPRYGQMKGMGMRPGGHSGMGPPPSPMDQHSQGYPSPLGGSEHAPSPVPANGPPSGPMMAGGPTGPGAGPMEGSGDPNQGMGQPNRGGPQGPGGPGGAVGGPGGAGGPTPFNQNQLHQLRAQIMAYKMLARSQPLPDHLQMAVQGKRPMPGMQQQPMPNMPPSTGPGGGPGAGPGPAQPNYNRPHGMVGPNMVPPGPAGIPPGMQGPPTNGPPKSWPEGPMVNAAAPSNPPQKLIPPQPTGRPSPAPPSVPPAASPVMPPQTQSPGQPAQPPPMMLHQKQNRITPIQKPRGLDPVEILQEREYRLQARIAHRIQELEHLPGSLAGDLRTKANIELKALRLLNFQRQLRQEVVVCMRRDTALETALNAKAYKRSKRQSLREARITEKLEKQQKIEQERKRRQKHQEYLNSILQHAKDFKEYHRSITAKIQKATKAVATYHANTEREQKKENERIEKERMRRLMAEDEEGYRKLIDQKKDKRLAYLLQQTDEYVANLTDLVRAHKAVQALKEKKKKKKKKKPETADGAASLGPDGEPLDETSQMSDLPVKVIHVDSGKILTGIEAPKAGQLETWLEMNPGYEVAPRSDSEESSSEEEDDEEEEEEEEQPQPSSAPAEDTKKIPDPDSEEVSEVDVRHIIEHAKQDVDDEYGNASFNRGLQSYYAVAHAVTEKVDKQSTLLINGQLKQYQIKGLEWLVSLYNNNLNGILADEMGLGKTIQTIALITYLMEYKRLNGPFLIIVPLSTLSNWVYEFDKWAPSVVKVSYKGSPAARRAFIPILRSGKFNVLLTTYEYIIKDKQVLAKLRWKYMIVDEGHRMKNHHCKLTQVLNTHYLAPRRLLLTGTPLQNKLPELWALLNFLLPTIFKSCNTFEQWFNAPFAMTGEKVDLNEEETILIIRRLHKVLRPFLLRRLKKEVEAQLPEKVEYVIKCDMSALQRVLYRHMQAKGVLLTDGSEKDKKGKGGTKTLMNTIMQLRKICNHPYMFQHIEESFSEHLGYSGGVVSGPDLYRSSGKFELLDRILPKLRVTDHKVLLFCQMTSLMTIMEDYFAYRNFKYLRLDGTTKAEDRGMLLKTFNDPASDFFVFLLSTRAGGLGLNLQSADTVVIFDSDWNPHQDLQAQDRAHRIGQQNEVRVLRLCTVNSVEEKILAAAKYKLNVDQKVIQAGMFDQKSSGCERRAFLQAILEHEEQDEEEDEVPDDETVNQMIARSEEEFELFMRMDLDRRREDARNPKRKPRLMEEDDMPSWILKDDAEVERLTCEEEEEKMFGRGSRQRKEVDYSDSLTEKQWLKAIEEGNLEDIEEEVRHKKTTRKRKRDRDHDGPATPSSSSGRGRDKDEEVKKAKKRGRPPAEKLSPNPASLTKKMKKIVDAVIKYKDGSNGRQLSEVFIQLPSRKELPEYYELIRKPVDFRKIKERIRSHKYRSLNDLEKDVMLLCQNAQTFNLEGSLIYEDSIVLQSVFTSVRQKIEKDDESEGEESEEEEEDVDEGSESECESRSVKVKIKLSRKEKGDRGGKGQRRRGRGARAKPVVSDDDSEEEQEEERSASGSEED from the exons ATGGCCACTCCTGACCCCCCGATGGGAGGGACACCTCGGCCGGGACCCTCCCCAGGCCCAGGGCCATCTCCAGGAGGCATGATGGGCCCGAGCCCGGGTCCCTCACCGGGCTCAGCCCACAGCATGATGGGGCCCAGCCCAGGGCCTCCTGGATCTGGacacccccaccctccacagGGACCCTCAGGATATCCTCAGGACAACATGCACCAGATGCACAAA CCCATGGAAGCCATGCACGAGAAGGGAATGCCTGACGACCCTCGCTATGGACAGATGAAGGGCATGGGCATGAGACCAGGGGGGCACAGTGGTATGGGACCCCCTCCCAGCCCCATGGACCAACATTCTCAAG GTTACCCATCACCATTGGGTGGGTCGGAGCATGCACCCAGCCCCGTCCCAGCCAATGGCCCTCCCTCTGGCCCCATGATGGCCGGAGGTCCCACCGGCCCTGGGGCTGGCCCTATGGAGGGCAGTGGTGACCCTAATCAGGGCATGGGTCAGCCTAACCGTGGCGGTCCCCAGGGTCCGGGGGGACCAGGTGGTGCAGTGGGAGGACCGGGTGGTGCAGGTGGGCCCACTCCGTTCAACCAGAACCAGTTGCACCAACTCAGGGCCCAGATAATGGCTTACAAGATGCTGGCACGCAGTCAGCCCCTACCAGACCACCTGCAGATGGCTGTACAGGGGAAGAGGCCCATGCCAGGGATGCAGCAACAGCCGATGCCCAACATGCCGCCTTCCACAGGACCTGGAGGTGGGCCTGGGGCTGGGCCCGGACCAGCCCAACCCAACTACAACAGACCTCATG GAATGGTAGGCCCCAACATGGTGCCCCCTGGACCTGCAGGGATTCCCCCAGGTATGCAAGGCCCGCCTACAAACGGACCCCCAAAATCGTGGCCTGAAG GACCAATGGTGAATGCTGCCGCTCCATCCAACCCTCCCCAGAAGTTGATTCCACCCCAGCCCACTGGCAGACCCTCCCCTGCCCCTCCCTCCGTGCCACCCGCTGCCTCCCCAGTAATGCCCCCTCAGACGCAGTCCCCGGGACAGCCCGCCCAGCCTCCTCCCATGATGCTACACCAGAAGCAGAATCGCATAACGCCCATTCAGAAACCCCGTGGGCTGGACCCAGTGGAGATCCTCCAGGAGAGAGAATACAG GCTGCAGGCCCGTATTGCTCACCGCATCCAGGAGTTGGAGCACCTGCCCGGCTCTCTAGCTGGTGACCTGCGCACCAAGGCCAACATCGAGCTCAAGGCGCTGAGGCTGCTTAACTTCCAGAGACAG CTGCGTCAGGAGGTGGTTGTTTGCATGCGGCGTGACACGGCTCTTGAAACGGCTCTGAACGCGAAGGCCTACAAGCGCAGCAAACGTCAGTCTCTGCGCGAGGCCCGCATCACAGAGAAGCTAGAGAAACAGCAGAAGATCGAACAGGAGCGGAAACGTCGCCAGAAGCACCAG GAATACCTCAACAGCATCCTGCAGCATGCCAAGGACTTCAAGGAGTACCACCGCTCCATCACAGCGAAGATCCAGAAGGCCACTAAAGCTGTCGCCACCTATCACGCCAACACTGAGCGCgagcagaagaaggagaacgAGCGCATTGAAAAGGAGCGAATGCGGAGGCTGATG GCTGAAGATGAAGAAGGCTATCGTAAACTTATCGACCAGAAGAAAGACAAGCGTCTGGCCTACCTGCTGCAGCAGACGGACGAGTACGTGGCCAACCTCACTGACCTGGTTCGAGCCCACAAAGCCGTACAGGCTctcaaagagaagaaaaagaagaagaaaaagaag aAGCCAGAGACTGCAGATGGTGCTGCTTCCCTGGGACCAGATGGAGAG CCTTTGGATGAGACCAGTCAAATGAGTGACCTGCCAGTGAAGGTCATCCATGTGGACAGTGGAAAGATCCTGACCGGGATTGAGGCACCTAAGGCCGGCCAGCTGGAGACCTGGCTTGAAATGAACCCAGG ATACGAAGTAGCGCCACGTTCAGACAGTGAAGAAAGTAGTTCCGAAgaagaggacgacgaggaggag gaggaagaggaggagcagcctcAGCCCTCTTCGGCTCCAGCGGAGGATACGAAGAAAATTCCCGACCCTGACAGCGAAGAAGTATCTGAAGTGGATGTCCGGCACATCATTGA ACACGCCAAGCAGGATGTCGATGACGAGTACGGTAATGCAAGTTTCAACCGAGGCCTGCAGTCCTACTACGCTGTGGCTCACGCAGTCACCGAGAAAGTGGACAAACAGTCCACTCTGCTGATCAATGGGCAGCTCAAGCAATACCAG ATCAAAGGTCTGGAGTGGCTGGTGTCActttacaacaacaacttgaACGGCATCCTGGCCGACGAGATGGGTCTCGGAAAAACAATTCAGACCATCGCCCTCATCACTTACCTCATGGAGTACAAGCGCCTGAACGGGCCCTTCCTCATCATCGTACCTCTCTC aacTCTATCAAACTGGGTTTACGAGTTTGATAAGTGGGCGCCGTCTGTCGTCAAGGTCTCATACAAG GGGTCTCCAGCTGCTCGTCGCGCGTTCATTCCCATCTTGCGCAGTGGCAAGTTCAATGTGCTACTCACCACATACGAGTACATTATCAAAGATAAACAAGTGCTAGCAAAG CTCCGTTGGAAGTACATGATTGTGGACGAGGGCCATCGTATGAAGAACCACCATTGTAAGCTGACCCAGGTCTTGAACACACACTACTTGGCCCCACGGCGTCTGCTGCTCACTGGCACACCGCTGCAGAACAAGCTACCTGAGCTCTGGGCCCTGCTCAACTTCCTGCTGCCCACCATCTTCAAGAGCTGCAACACCTTTGAGCAGTGGTTCAACGCCCCCTTCGCCATGACTGGAGAGAAG gTCGACCTGAATGAAGAAGAGACCATTCTGATCATTCGTCGTTTACACAAGGTGCTCCGGCCTTTCCTGCTGCGCCGACTCAAGAAAGAGGTCGAGGCACAGCTTCCGGAGAAG GTGGAGTATGTGATAAAGTGCGACATGTCGGCTCTACAGAGGGTTCTGTACAGACACATGCAGGCCAAGGGAGTCCTACTAACAGATGGGTCCGAAAAAGACAAGAAG GGTAAAGGAGGCACGAAGACCTTGATGAACACTATCATGCAACTGAGAAAGATTTGCAACCACCCCTACATGTTCCAGCACATTGAG GAATCTTTCTCTGAGCATCTTGGGTATTCTGGTGGAGTAGTCTCTGG GCCCGACCTGTACCGCTCCTCTGGGAAGTTCGAGCTGCTGGATCGCATCCTGCCCAAGCTCAGGGTCACCGACCACAAAGTGCTGCTCTTCTGTCAAATGACATCACTCATGACCATCATGGAAGACTACTTTGCGTACCGCAACTTCAAGTACCTGCGCCTGGATG GAACTACCAAGGCAGAGGACCGTGGCATGCTGCTCAAGACATTCAACGACCCGGCCTCTGATTTCTTTGTGTTCCTGCTCAGTACCAGGGCCGGAGGCCTGGGCCTCAACCTGCAGTCTGCTGACACAGTCGTCATCTTTGACAGTGACTGGAACCCACACCAG GACTTGCAGGCGCAGGACAGAGCCCATCGTATCGGGCAGCAGAACGAGGTGCGCGTACTGCGCCTCTGCACGGTCAACAGTGTGGAGGAAAAGATCCTGGCAGCGGCCAAGTACAAACTGAATGTGGACCAGAAGGTCATCCAGGCCGGCATGTTCGACCAGAAGTCCTCCGGCTGCGAACGCCGGGCCTTCTTACAGGCCATTCTGGAACACGAGGAACAGGATGAG gaggaggatgaagttCCTGATGATGAGACTGTCAACCAGATGATTGCCAGAAGTGAAGAGGAGTTTGAACTGTTCATG cgCATGGATCTGGATCGACGCCGCGAGGATGCCCGCAACCCTAAGAGGAAACCTCGTCTGATGGAGGAAGACGATATGCCCAGCTGGATATTGAAAGACGACGCTGAGGTTGAGAGGCTGAcctgtgaagaggaggaggagaagatgttCGGCAGAGGATCCCGCCAACGGAAGGAGGTGGACTACAGCGACTCTCTCACTGAGAAACAGTGGCTCAAG GCCATAGAAGAAGGTAATCTAGAAGACATCGAGGAGGAGGTGCGCCATAAAAAGACGACAAGGAAGCGCAAGAGGGACCGCGACCACGATGGCCCGGCCACACCCAGCTCCAGCAGCGGTCGGGGGCGTGACAAAGACGAGGAGGTGAAGAAAGCGAAGAAGCGCGGCCGCCCGCCCGCCGAGAAACTCTCCCCAAACCCCGCTTCCCTCacgaagaagatgaagaagatcgTCGATGCCGTCATCAAATATAAGGATGG TAGTAATGGGCGACAACTGAGTGAAGTCTTCATCCAGCTGCCCTCTCGCAAGGAGCTGCCCGAGTACTACGAGCTCATCCGCAAACCGGTGGACTTCAGAAAGATCAAG GAGAGGATCAGGAGCCACAAGTATCGCAGCCTGAACGACCTGGAGAAGGACGTGATGCTGCTGTGTCAAAATGCCCAGACGTTCAACTTGGAGGGGTCTTTG ATCTATGAGGATTCCATTGTGCTGCAGTCCGTCTTCACCAGCGTGAGACAAAAGATCGAGAAGGACGACGAGAGTGAAGGCGAAGAaagcgaagaggaggaggaggatgtagaCGAAGGCTCCGAGTCTGAATGTGAGT CTCGTTCAGTGAAAGTGAAGATTAAGCTGAGCcggaaagaaaagggggatcGAGGAGGAAAAGGACAGCGGCGGAGGGGCCGCGGTGCCCGGGCGAAGCCTGTGGTCAGCGACGATGACagtgaagaggagcaggaagag gagcgCTCAGCCAGCGGCAGCGAGGAGGACTGA
- the smarca4a gene encoding SWI/SNF related, matrix associated, actin dependent regulator of chromatin, subfamily a, member 4a isoform X1, whose protein sequence is MATPDPPMGGTPRPGPSPGPGPSPGGMMGPSPGPSPGSAHSMMGPSPGPPGSGHPHPPQGPSGYPQDNMHQMHKPMEAMHEKGMPDDPRYGQMKGMGMRPGGHSGMGPPPSPMDQHSQGYPSPLGGSEHAPSPVPANGPPSGPMMAGGPTGPGAGPMEGSGDPNQGMGQPNRGGPQGPGGPGGAVGGPGGAGGPTPFNQNQLHQLRAQIMAYKMLARSQPLPDHLQMAVQGKRPMPGMQQQPMPNMPPSTGPGGGPGAGPGPAQPNYNRPHGMVGPNMVPPGPAGIPPGMQGPPTNGPPKSWPEGPMVNAAAPSNPPQKLIPPQPTGRPSPAPPSVPPAASPVMPPQTQSPGQPAQPPPMMLHQKQNRITPIQKPRGLDPVEILQEREYRLQARIAHRIQELEHLPGSLAGDLRTKANIELKALRLLNFQRQLRQEVVVCMRRDTALETALNAKAYKRSKRQSLREARITEKLEKQQKIEQERKRRQKHQEYLNSILQHAKDFKEYHRSITAKIQKATKAVATYHANTEREQKKENERIEKERMRRLMAEDEEGYRKLIDQKKDKRLAYLLQQTDEYVANLTDLVRAHKAVQALKEKKKKKKKKKPETADGAASLGPDGEPLDETSQMSDLPVKVIHVDSGKILTGIEAPKAGQLETWLEMNPGYEVAPRSDSEESSSEEEDDEEEEEEEEQPQPSSAPAEDTKKIPDPDSEEVSEVDVRHIIEHAKQDVDDEYGNASFNRGLQSYYAVAHAVTEKVDKQSTLLINGQLKQYQIKGLEWLVSLYNNNLNGILADEMGLGKTIQTIALITYLMEYKRLNGPFLIIVPLSTLSNWVYEFDKWAPSVVKVSYKGSPAARRAFIPILRSGKFNVLLTTYEYIIKDKQVLAKLRWKYMIVDEGHRMKNHHCKLTQVLNTHYLAPRRLLLTGTPLQNKLPELWALLNFLLPTIFKSCNTFEQWFNAPFAMTGEKVDLNEEETILIIRRLHKVLRPFLLRRLKKEVEAQLPEKVEYVIKCDMSALQRVLYRHMQAKGVLLTDGSEKDKKGKGGTKTLMNTIMQLRKICNHPYMFQHIEESFSEHLGYSGGVVSGPDLYRSSGKFELLDRILPKLRVTDHKVLLFCQMTSLMTIMEDYFAYRNFKYLRLDGTTKAEDRGMLLKTFNDPASDFFVFLLSTRAGGLGLNLQSADTVVIFDSDWNPHQDLQAQDRAHRIGQQNEVRVLRLCTVNSVEEKILAAAKYKLNVDQKVIQAGMFDQKSSGCERRAFLQAILEHEEQDEVGVRDGCRTRGAWQEEDEVPDDETVNQMIARSEEEFELFMRMDLDRRREDARNPKRKPRLMEEDDMPSWILKDDAEVERLTCEEEEEKMFGRGSRQRKEVDYSDSLTEKQWLKAIEEGNLEDIEEEVRHKKTTRKRKRDRDHDGPATPSSSSGRGRDKDEEVKKAKKRGRPPAEKLSPNPASLTKKMKKIVDAVIKYKDGSNGRQLSEVFIQLPSRKELPEYYELIRKPVDFRKIKERIRSHKYRSLNDLEKDVMLLCQNAQTFNLEGSLIYEDSIVLQSVFTSVRQKIEKDDESEGEESEEEEEDVDEGSESECESRSVKVKIKLSRKEKGDRGGKGQRRRGRGARAKPVVSDDDSEEEQEEERSASGSEED, encoded by the exons ATGGCCACTCCTGACCCCCCGATGGGAGGGACACCTCGGCCGGGACCCTCCCCAGGCCCAGGGCCATCTCCAGGAGGCATGATGGGCCCGAGCCCGGGTCCCTCACCGGGCTCAGCCCACAGCATGATGGGGCCCAGCCCAGGGCCTCCTGGATCTGGacacccccaccctccacagGGACCCTCAGGATATCCTCAGGACAACATGCACCAGATGCACAAA CCCATGGAAGCCATGCACGAGAAGGGAATGCCTGACGACCCTCGCTATGGACAGATGAAGGGCATGGGCATGAGACCAGGGGGGCACAGTGGTATGGGACCCCCTCCCAGCCCCATGGACCAACATTCTCAAG GTTACCCATCACCATTGGGTGGGTCGGAGCATGCACCCAGCCCCGTCCCAGCCAATGGCCCTCCCTCTGGCCCCATGATGGCCGGAGGTCCCACCGGCCCTGGGGCTGGCCCTATGGAGGGCAGTGGTGACCCTAATCAGGGCATGGGTCAGCCTAACCGTGGCGGTCCCCAGGGTCCGGGGGGACCAGGTGGTGCAGTGGGAGGACCGGGTGGTGCAGGTGGGCCCACTCCGTTCAACCAGAACCAGTTGCACCAACTCAGGGCCCAGATAATGGCTTACAAGATGCTGGCACGCAGTCAGCCCCTACCAGACCACCTGCAGATGGCTGTACAGGGGAAGAGGCCCATGCCAGGGATGCAGCAACAGCCGATGCCCAACATGCCGCCTTCCACAGGACCTGGAGGTGGGCCTGGGGCTGGGCCCGGACCAGCCCAACCCAACTACAACAGACCTCATG GAATGGTAGGCCCCAACATGGTGCCCCCTGGACCTGCAGGGATTCCCCCAGGTATGCAAGGCCCGCCTACAAACGGACCCCCAAAATCGTGGCCTGAAG GACCAATGGTGAATGCTGCCGCTCCATCCAACCCTCCCCAGAAGTTGATTCCACCCCAGCCCACTGGCAGACCCTCCCCTGCCCCTCCCTCCGTGCCACCCGCTGCCTCCCCAGTAATGCCCCCTCAGACGCAGTCCCCGGGACAGCCCGCCCAGCCTCCTCCCATGATGCTACACCAGAAGCAGAATCGCATAACGCCCATTCAGAAACCCCGTGGGCTGGACCCAGTGGAGATCCTCCAGGAGAGAGAATACAG GCTGCAGGCCCGTATTGCTCACCGCATCCAGGAGTTGGAGCACCTGCCCGGCTCTCTAGCTGGTGACCTGCGCACCAAGGCCAACATCGAGCTCAAGGCGCTGAGGCTGCTTAACTTCCAGAGACAG CTGCGTCAGGAGGTGGTTGTTTGCATGCGGCGTGACACGGCTCTTGAAACGGCTCTGAACGCGAAGGCCTACAAGCGCAGCAAACGTCAGTCTCTGCGCGAGGCCCGCATCACAGAGAAGCTAGAGAAACAGCAGAAGATCGAACAGGAGCGGAAACGTCGCCAGAAGCACCAG GAATACCTCAACAGCATCCTGCAGCATGCCAAGGACTTCAAGGAGTACCACCGCTCCATCACAGCGAAGATCCAGAAGGCCACTAAAGCTGTCGCCACCTATCACGCCAACACTGAGCGCgagcagaagaaggagaacgAGCGCATTGAAAAGGAGCGAATGCGGAGGCTGATG GCTGAAGATGAAGAAGGCTATCGTAAACTTATCGACCAGAAGAAAGACAAGCGTCTGGCCTACCTGCTGCAGCAGACGGACGAGTACGTGGCCAACCTCACTGACCTGGTTCGAGCCCACAAAGCCGTACAGGCTctcaaagagaagaaaaagaagaagaaaaagaag aAGCCAGAGACTGCAGATGGTGCTGCTTCCCTGGGACCAGATGGAGAG CCTTTGGATGAGACCAGTCAAATGAGTGACCTGCCAGTGAAGGTCATCCATGTGGACAGTGGAAAGATCCTGACCGGGATTGAGGCACCTAAGGCCGGCCAGCTGGAGACCTGGCTTGAAATGAACCCAGG ATACGAAGTAGCGCCACGTTCAGACAGTGAAGAAAGTAGTTCCGAAgaagaggacgacgaggaggag gaggaagaggaggagcagcctcAGCCCTCTTCGGCTCCAGCGGAGGATACGAAGAAAATTCCCGACCCTGACAGCGAAGAAGTATCTGAAGTGGATGTCCGGCACATCATTGA ACACGCCAAGCAGGATGTCGATGACGAGTACGGTAATGCAAGTTTCAACCGAGGCCTGCAGTCCTACTACGCTGTGGCTCACGCAGTCACCGAGAAAGTGGACAAACAGTCCACTCTGCTGATCAATGGGCAGCTCAAGCAATACCAG ATCAAAGGTCTGGAGTGGCTGGTGTCActttacaacaacaacttgaACGGCATCCTGGCCGACGAGATGGGTCTCGGAAAAACAATTCAGACCATCGCCCTCATCACTTACCTCATGGAGTACAAGCGCCTGAACGGGCCCTTCCTCATCATCGTACCTCTCTC aacTCTATCAAACTGGGTTTACGAGTTTGATAAGTGGGCGCCGTCTGTCGTCAAGGTCTCATACAAG GGGTCTCCAGCTGCTCGTCGCGCGTTCATTCCCATCTTGCGCAGTGGCAAGTTCAATGTGCTACTCACCACATACGAGTACATTATCAAAGATAAACAAGTGCTAGCAAAG CTCCGTTGGAAGTACATGATTGTGGACGAGGGCCATCGTATGAAGAACCACCATTGTAAGCTGACCCAGGTCTTGAACACACACTACTTGGCCCCACGGCGTCTGCTGCTCACTGGCACACCGCTGCAGAACAAGCTACCTGAGCTCTGGGCCCTGCTCAACTTCCTGCTGCCCACCATCTTCAAGAGCTGCAACACCTTTGAGCAGTGGTTCAACGCCCCCTTCGCCATGACTGGAGAGAAG gTCGACCTGAATGAAGAAGAGACCATTCTGATCATTCGTCGTTTACACAAGGTGCTCCGGCCTTTCCTGCTGCGCCGACTCAAGAAAGAGGTCGAGGCACAGCTTCCGGAGAAG GTGGAGTATGTGATAAAGTGCGACATGTCGGCTCTACAGAGGGTTCTGTACAGACACATGCAGGCCAAGGGAGTCCTACTAACAGATGGGTCCGAAAAAGACAAGAAG GGTAAAGGAGGCACGAAGACCTTGATGAACACTATCATGCAACTGAGAAAGATTTGCAACCACCCCTACATGTTCCAGCACATTGAG GAATCTTTCTCTGAGCATCTTGGGTATTCTGGTGGAGTAGTCTCTGG GCCCGACCTGTACCGCTCCTCTGGGAAGTTCGAGCTGCTGGATCGCATCCTGCCCAAGCTCAGGGTCACCGACCACAAAGTGCTGCTCTTCTGTCAAATGACATCACTCATGACCATCATGGAAGACTACTTTGCGTACCGCAACTTCAAGTACCTGCGCCTGGATG GAACTACCAAGGCAGAGGACCGTGGCATGCTGCTCAAGACATTCAACGACCCGGCCTCTGATTTCTTTGTGTTCCTGCTCAGTACCAGGGCCGGAGGCCTGGGCCTCAACCTGCAGTCTGCTGACACAGTCGTCATCTTTGACAGTGACTGGAACCCACACCAG GACTTGCAGGCGCAGGACAGAGCCCATCGTATCGGGCAGCAGAACGAGGTGCGCGTACTGCGCCTCTGCACGGTCAACAGTGTGGAGGAAAAGATCCTGGCAGCGGCCAAGTACAAACTGAATGTGGACCAGAAGGTCATCCAGGCCGGCATGTTCGACCAGAAGTCCTCCGGCTGCGAACGCCGGGCCTTCTTACAGGCCATTCTGGAACACGAGGAACAGGATGAGGTCGGAGTTCGAGATGGCTGCCGCACTAGGGGGGCGTGG caggaggaggatgaagttCCTGATGATGAGACTGTCAACCAGATGATTGCCAGAAGTGAAGAGGAGTTTGAACTGTTCATG cgCATGGATCTGGATCGACGCCGCGAGGATGCCCGCAACCCTAAGAGGAAACCTCGTCTGATGGAGGAAGACGATATGCCCAGCTGGATATTGAAAGACGACGCTGAGGTTGAGAGGCTGAcctgtgaagaggaggaggagaagatgttCGGCAGAGGATCCCGCCAACGGAAGGAGGTGGACTACAGCGACTCTCTCACTGAGAAACAGTGGCTCAAG GCCATAGAAGAAGGTAATCTAGAAGACATCGAGGAGGAGGTGCGCCATAAAAAGACGACAAGGAAGCGCAAGAGGGACCGCGACCACGATGGCCCGGCCACACCCAGCTCCAGCAGCGGTCGGGGGCGTGACAAAGACGAGGAGGTGAAGAAAGCGAAGAAGCGCGGCCGCCCGCCCGCCGAGAAACTCTCCCCAAACCCCGCTTCCCTCacgaagaagatgaagaagatcgTCGATGCCGTCATCAAATATAAGGATGG TAGTAATGGGCGACAACTGAGTGAAGTCTTCATCCAGCTGCCCTCTCGCAAGGAGCTGCCCGAGTACTACGAGCTCATCCGCAAACCGGTGGACTTCAGAAAGATCAAG GAGAGGATCAGGAGCCACAAGTATCGCAGCCTGAACGACCTGGAGAAGGACGTGATGCTGCTGTGTCAAAATGCCCAGACGTTCAACTTGGAGGGGTCTTTG ATCTATGAGGATTCCATTGTGCTGCAGTCCGTCTTCACCAGCGTGAGACAAAAGATCGAGAAGGACGACGAGAGTGAAGGCGAAGAaagcgaagaggaggaggaggatgtagaCGAAGGCTCCGAGTCTGAATGTGAGT CTCGTTCAGTGAAAGTGAAGATTAAGCTGAGCcggaaagaaaagggggatcGAGGAGGAAAAGGACAGCGGCGGAGGGGCCGCGGTGCCCGGGCGAAGCCTGTGGTCAGCGACGATGACagtgaagaggagcaggaagag gagcgCTCAGCCAGCGGCAGCGAGGAGGACTGA